The following proteins are co-located in the Apium graveolens cultivar Ventura chromosome 5, ASM990537v1, whole genome shotgun sequence genome:
- the LOC141723622 gene encoding myb-related protein 306-like produces the protein MGRLPSGIGGKFKRGPWTTEEDILLSSYIQENGPGSWPSVSINTGLNRCSKSCRLRWKNYLRPGINRGTFTSEEDKKIIRLHDVLGNKWAAIAHYIPGRTDNSIKNYWNSHLKKKVDRTSGSSSGASSSINTTTSVPDQDPDSSKRRWERMLQANVHLARKALSDALSLSPQASIHDHNVISPSPPAPIPNPNDTLPLTAPGLGSPFPVSSAPLLSSGCMSFKPPHGWNQNARQQQLMIPADNHQFRSEAAGQITQAFGNSTTEMYVFNCENVAVWLRRWNKNSPNLRLDNDSARHPRLPRTAVVPVVSCRQHEDSLSPAIATSVFP, from the exons ATGGGAAGACTACCTAGTGGAATTGGAGGAAAATTCAAAAGAGGTCCATGGACTACTGAAGAGGACATTTTGTTGTCATCTTACATTCAAGAAAATGGTCCAGGCAGTTGGCCATCTGTTTCTATTAATACTG GTTTGAATAGATGCAGCAAGAGTTGTAGACTACGATGGAAAAACTATCTTAGGCCTGGTATCAACCGGGGAACTTTCACTAGTGAGGAAGACAAAAAGATTATCCGACTTCATGATGTTTTGGGCAACAA ATGGGCTGCCATAGCTCATTATATTCCGGGAAGGACGGATAATAGCATCAAGAACTATTGGAATTCGCATTTAAAGAAAAAGGTAGACAGGACTAGTGGTAGCAGCAGTGGTGCTAGTAGTAGTATTAATACTACCACTAGTGTACCTGATCAGGACCCTGACTCCTCCAAGAGGCGTTGGGAGAGAATGCTACAAGCAAATGTCCATTTGGCAAGGAAAGCTCTGTCGGATGCACTCTCTCTTTCCCCCCAAGCCTCGATTCATGATCATAATGTTATATCTCCTTCTCCACCAGCGCCCATTCCTAATCCCAATGACACACTACCCCTCACTGCACCTGGGCTCGGCTCCCCATTTCCAGTGTCATCAGCACCATTATTGTCTTCGGGATGTATGAGCTTCAAGCCTCCTCATGGCTGGAACCAAAATGCTAGACAACAGCAGCTGATGATTCCTGCAGATAATCATCAGTTCCGCAGCGAAGCAGCAGGTCAAATTACTCAGGCATTCGGTAACTCGACTACTGAAATGTATGTCTTCAACTGTGAAAATGTAGCGGTGTGGCTGCGGAGATGGAATAAGAATTCCCCTAATTTAAGGCTGGATAATGATTCTGCTCGTCATCCGCGTCTGCCTCGTACTGCCGTTGTTCCAGTTGTTTCTTGTAGGCAACATGAGGATTCCCTGTCTCCTGCTATTGCTACTTCAGTTTTTCCTTAA
- the LOC141659910 gene encoding uncharacterized protein LOC141659910, with translation MLKRVFVNVVLESSSSSHNNTTTEDEHEKETVSLNLYSDMAVDNNAHPLFIHNSDHPGLLLLVKKLTGPDNYASWSRSMQIALNVRNKFVLVNGDYPKPDTKSPLCAQWERVNDLVITWILNSMTDDISDGLNYVTTAEEVRNELRERFSGVNGHRVFQVLKDIHNVEQGNKSVEVYFHKLKGLWDEYFVLEPAVDCTCGAHKLLVERDQKHKLLQFLLGLHESNSNIRGQILMMNPLPSISQAYSFVKHDEKTRQRHQNFSQPVSPFANAIATNTDGVAVSNGSFRKSFIPSIKPVIKCSHCNYNGYTK, from the coding sequence ATGTTGAAACGTGTATTTGTTAATGTTGTTCTTGAATCATCGTCAAGTAGTCATAACAATACTACTACTGAAGATGAACATGAGAAAGAAACGGTTTCACTGAATTTGTATAGCGATATGGCTGTCGACAACAACGCACATCCATTGTTCATTCATAACAGTGATCATCCAGGCTTGTTGTTGCTTGTTAAAAAGCTCACAGGTCCAGACAACTATGCATCTTGGAGCAGATCTATGCAAATAGCTCTTAATGTTCGAAATAAGTTTGTGTTGGTTAATGGAGATTATCCAAAACCTGATACGAAATCTCCGTTGTGTGCTCAATGGGAACGAGTGAATGATCTTGTAATCACTTGGATTCTGAATTCCATGACGGATGATATTTCAGATGGCTTGAATTATGTAACCACGGCAGAAGAGGTGCGGAATGAATTGCGAGAACGGTTTTCTGGTGTCAATGGACATCGTGTTTTTCAAGTGCTCAAGGACATTCATAATGTCGAGCAAGGAAATAAATCAGTTGAGGTTTATTTTCATAAGTTGAAAGGTCTTTGGGATGAATATTTTGTTCTTGAACCCGCCGTGGATTGCACTTGTGGTGCACACAAGTTGTTAGTTGAAAGAGATCAAAAACACAAATTATTGCAATTTTTACTTGGACTACATGAGAGTAATTCTAATATTCGAGGTCAGATTCTCATGATGAATCCTTTGCCTTCTATTTCCCAGGCCTACTCCTTTGTTAAACATGATGAGAAGACAAGGCAGAGACATCAAAACTTCTCTCAACCAGTTAGTCCTTTTGCTAATGCAATTGCAACAAATACAGATGGTGTGGCTGTTTCCAATGGAAGTTTTAGGAAATCTTTCATTCCTAGCATAAAGCCTGTTATTAAATGTTCTCATTGTAATTACAATGGATATACCAAATAA